GGATCGCTCCTTCCTCGTCATCACCCACTATCAGCGGCTGCTCGACTATATCGAGCCGGATCATGTGCATGTTCTGGCGGGTGGGCGCATCGTGCGCTCCGGTGGTCCGGAGCTGGCCAAGGAACTCGAGGCGAAGGGTTACGCCGAGTTCCTCGAAGTCGCGTAAGGGGGTGTCATGAACGCCAATCCGACCGAGGCCGAAGCGGCGCTTTCGGCTCTCTTCGAAACCAAGCGCGACGCCCCGCTGGCCGATGCGCGCACCGCCGCGTTCGAGCGGTTCGCCGCAGGCGGCCTGCCGCACCGCCGTGTCGAAGCCTACAAATATACCGACCTGCGCGCCCGGCTGCGCAACCTGCCGCCGGTGCCGGCCGCGGCCGACCCCGTCGCCGTCCAGGCGGTGCTGGACGGCTATCCGGCGCTGGTCGAGGGCGCGTCGCGCATCGTCATCGCCAACGGTCGCTTCGTGGAGGCGCTGTCCACGACCCCGGCCAACGTCACCGTGCGCTCCATCCTCGACCCGCAGGCGGACCTGTCCGGCGTCGGCACGCTGGTCGCCGACAGCGACGACCCGCTGACGCTCGCCAACGTCGGCCTGTTCGAGGGCGGCGTGGTGGTGTCCGTCGACGGTGAGGCGGGCGGGCCGATCGAGCTCGTCCACGTCGCGACCGGCGACAACCTCGTCATGAGCCGCGTCGCGATGACCGTCGCGACGGAGGGCCGCGTGTCGGTGGTGGAGCGGATGCTGGGCCAGGCCGGCACGGTCGAGAACGCGCTCACCGAGGTGACGCTCGGCGAGGGCGCCCACGTCGACTGGATCCGCCTGGTCGAGGGCCGGTCGGAAGAGGCGGTGGAGCTGTCCTCCTATCATGTCGAGGTGCCCGAGCGCGCCCAGCTCGACCACCTGACCGTGACGACCGGCAAGGGCCTCGCCCGCAACCAGATCTTCGGCCACGTCGTCGGCCATGACGCGGAGGCCAACTTCCGCGCCGCGACCGTCGCCATCGGCAAGCGCCATGCGGACAACACGCTGGTGGTGCGCCACGATGCGGTCGGCTCCCGCTCTTCGGAGATCTTCAAGTCGGCGGTCGGCGACGGTGGCACGGCGATCGTGCAGGGCCGCATCATCGTCGACCCGGACGCGCAGAAGACCGATTCGAAGATGATGTCCAACGCGCTCTTCCTCGACGATACCGGCGAGGTGGTGAACAAGCCGGAGCTGGAGATCTTCGCCGACGACGTCGTCTGCGGTCACGGCGCCACGTCCGGCGACATCGACGACGAACCCATCTTCTACCTGCGCGCCCGCGGCATTCCGGAAGCGACGGCCCGACGGCTCCTCACCGAGGCGTTCATCATCGAGGCGTTCGACCTCGTCGCGGACGAAGCGCTGCGGGAGAAGCTGGAGGCCCGCATCCGCGAATCGCTCTCCGCGGTCGGAGGCAAGGCGTGGACGTCGTGAGCGCGCCCGCCACCCTGGACGTCGCGCGGATCCGGGAGGACTTCCCGATCCTGAAGG
This portion of the Acuticoccus sp. I52.16.1 genome encodes:
- a CDS encoding SufD family Fe-S cluster assembly protein translates to MNANPTEAEAALSALFETKRDAPLADARTAAFERFAAGGLPHRRVEAYKYTDLRARLRNLPPVPAAADPVAVQAVLDGYPALVEGASRIVIANGRFVEALSTTPANVTVRSILDPQADLSGVGTLVADSDDPLTLANVGLFEGGVVVSVDGEAGGPIELVHVATGDNLVMSRVAMTVATEGRVSVVERMLGQAGTVENALTEVTLGEGAHVDWIRLVEGRSEEAVELSSYHVEVPERAQLDHLTVTTGKGLARNQIFGHVVGHDAEANFRAATVAIGKRHADNTLVVRHDAVGSRSSEIFKSAVGDGGTAIVQGRIIVDPDAQKTDSKMMSNALFLDDTGEVVNKPELEIFADDVVCGHGATSGDIDDEPIFYLRARGIPEATARRLLTEAFIIEAFDLVADEALREKLEARIRESLSAVGGKAWTS